A stretch of the Aegilops tauschii subsp. strangulata cultivar AL8/78 chromosome 4, Aet v6.0, whole genome shotgun sequence genome encodes the following:
- the LOC109753555 gene encoding cytochrome P450 94C1, producing the protein MEELSWCARCAGLAFLVFSVCVVALGAALFLARRWPWCSCHVCRSYLTGSWARDFTNLGDWYAHLLRCSPTGTVAVHVLGCTITANPANVEHMLHTRFDNFPKGKPFAAVLGDLLGGGIFNVDGDAWRHQRKMASLELGSVAVRSYAYGIVAEEVEARLLPLLADAADNGRVVDLQDVFRRFAFDTICKISFGLDPGCLELDMPMSKLAAAFDTASRLSAMRGAAASPLVWRVKRLLNVGSERELRKSIRLVDELAAAMIRQRRKLGVAGSHDLLSRFMASEAHGTAVDDKYLRDIVVSFLLAGRDTVSSALTTIFMLLSKNPAVAAAVRAEAAAGEKTRTASKTTYEQLKSLHYTHAVLHENMRLFPPVQFDSKFCAADDVLPDGTYVTAGARVMYHPYAMGRMPRIWGDDCEKFRPERWLTGPGGTFVPESLYRYPVFQAGLRVCLGKELAVMEMKAVSVAVVKQFDVEVVGHKGAVPRFAPGLTASISGGLPVRVRRV; encoded by the coding sequence ATGGAGGAGCTGTCATGGTGCGCGCGGTGCGCCGGCCTGGCATTCCTTGTCTTCTCCGTGTGCGTGGTGGCGCTCGGCGCGGCGCTCTTCCTCGCCCGCCGGTGGCCGTGGTGCAGCTGCCACGTCTGCCGCTCGTACCTCACGGGGTCGTGGGCGCGGGACTTCACCAACCTCGGCGACTGGTACGCACACCTGCTCCGCTGCTCCCCGACCGGCACCGTGGCCGTCCACGTCCTCGGCTGCACCATCACCGCCAACCCGGCCAACGTCGAGCACATGCTCCACACCCGCTTCGACAACTTCCCCAAGGGGAAGCCCTTCGCCGCTGTCCTCGGCGACCTCCTCGGCGGCGGCATCTTCAACGTCGACGGCGACGCCTGGCGCCACCAGCGCAAGATGGCCAGCCTCGAGCTCGGCAGCGTCGCGGTGCGCTCCTACGCGTACGGCATCGTCGCCGAGGAAGTGGAGGCGCGCCTCCTGCCACTGCTCGCCGACGCCGCCGACAATGGCAGGGTGGTCGACCTCCAGGACGTGTTCCGGCGCTTCGCTTTCGACACCATCTGCAAGATCTCCTTCGGACTAGACCCGGGCTGCCTCGAGCTCGACATGCCCATGTCCAAGCTCGCCGCCGCGTTCGACACCGCCTCGCGGCTATCCGCCATGCGCGGCGCGGCGGCGTCGCCCCTGGTGTGGAGGGTAAAGCGGCTGCTGAACGTCGGCTCCGAGAGGGAGCTCAGGAAGTCCATCCGCCTCGTCGACGAGCTCGCGGCGGCCATGATAAGGCAGCGCCGGAAGCTGGGCGTCGCCGGGAGCCACGACCTCCTGTCCCGGTTCATGGCCTCGGAGGCGCACGGCACCGCCGTCGACGACAAGTACCTCCGCGACATCGTGGTCAGCTTCCTCCTCGCCGGACGCGACACGGTGTCCTCCGCGCTCACCACCATCTTCATGCTCCTCTCCAAGAACCCCGCGGTGGCGGCCGCCGTGCGCGCGGAGGCCGCCGCCGGCGAGAAGACAAGGACAGCGTCGAAGACCACGTACGAGCAGCTCAAGTCCCTCCACTACACCCACGCGGTGCTGCACGAGAACATGCGGCTGTTCCCGCCGGTGCAGTTCGACTCCAAGTTCTGCGCCGCCGACGACGTGCTCCCGGACGGCACGTACGTGACCGCCGGGGCTCGCGTGATGTACCACCCCTACGCCATGGGGCGCATGCCCCGCATTTGGGGCGACGACTGCGAGAAGTTCCGGCCGGAGCGGTGGCTGACGGGCCCCGGCGGGACGTTCGTGCCGGAGAGCCTGTACAGGTACCCGGTATTCCAGGCTGGGCTCCGCGTGTGCCTCGGCAAGGAGCTCGCCGTGATGGAGATGAAGGCGGTGAGCGTGGCCGTGGTGAAGCAGTTCGACGTGGAGGTGGTTGGGCACAAGGGCGCCGTGCCCAGGTTCGCGCCTGGTCTGACGGCGTCCATCAGCGGCGGGCTCCCGGTGAGGGTCAGGCGCGTCTAG